The Primulina tabacum isolate GXHZ01 chromosome 16, ASM2559414v2, whole genome shotgun sequence genome window below encodes:
- the LOC142528576 gene encoding uncharacterized protein LOC142528576: MNFLIWNVRGLRSSESQQRLHAHVKDKRVKILAILEPMIDLDVRFMTRCFGFSRVISNSSGHIWVFFAEDVMVECLFDHTQFLHFRVSATFLPTTVFCSFVYAKCDYIERRQLWNSLLQVKPAQGPWLVGGDFNVVRNSSECLGSSGGRLLPMEEFNQFILDSGLVDAGFEGSSFTWTNKTIWKRLDRVFVSVDWGDHFHSIRVEHLIRTVSDHCPLFVSVPVFASGPSSFRFQSMWLRHHGFLQTVRLNWNLPCHLNGMHRLFVKLKRLKSHLKWWNKSVFGDLFAKLAEAEQAVRIAEADYKLLLRICIGLVCPIAMQILLGLPPWRRIFGGKKPLSGAAFFQNLLTGDPFVLSCPDFSDFPLVISDLENANIAAPPSLEEVRATVFSIHRDSVAGPDGFSSAFFKHCWEIVHQDVFDAVLDFFRGSPLPQGFTATTITLIPKVMGAQAWSDFRPIS; this comes from the exons GGAGCTCGGAGTCTCAACAAAGGCTACATGCCCACGTTAAAGATAAGAGAGTCAAGATCTTGGCTATTTTGGAAcccatgattgatctggatGTTCGTTTTATGACTCGTTGTTTTGGTTTTTCTCGAGTTATATCGAACTCCTCGGGTCATATCTGGGTTTTCTTTGCTGAGGATGTCATGGTTGAGTGTCTTTTTGATCACACTCAATTCCTTCACTTCCGGGTTTCTGCTACTTTTTTGCCGACCACTGTCTTTTGTTCCTTTGTTTATGCTAAGTGTGACTACATTGAGCGCAGACAGCTTTGGAATTCTTTGCTTCAGGTTAAGCCTGCTCAGGGTCCTTGGCTTGTTGGTGGCGACTTTAATGTAGTCAGAAATTCGTCGGAGTGTTTGGGTTCTTCTGGTGGGCGGTTGCTTCCCATGGAAGAATTTAACCAATTTATTTTGGATTCTGGGTTAGtagatgctggttttgaggggtcttcgttcacgtgGACGaacaagaccatttggaagcgtctTGATCGGGTTTTTGTgtctgttgattggggtgacCATTTTCATTCTATTCGTGTGGAGCACCTCATTCGTACGGTCTCTGACCATTGTCCTCTTTTTGTGTCAGTCCCGGTCTTTGCTAGTGGGCCGAGTTCTTTTCGCTTTCAGAGCATGTGGCTcaggcaccatggttttttgcagacggtgaggcttaattggaatttaCCGTGTCATTTGAACGGTATGCACCGTCTTTTTGTGAAATTGAAGCGCCTCAAAAGCCATCTGAAGTGGTGGAATAAGAGTGTTTTTGGTGATCTTTTTGCCAAACTTGCTGAGGCGGAGCAGGCTGTCCGGATTGCTGAGGCAGATTACAAGCTGCTCCTTCGGATTTGCATTGGACTAGTTTGTCCAATTGCAATGCAGATCTTGCTAGGgttaccgccatggaggcggatttttggcggCAAAAAGCCGCTT TCTGGGGCCGCCTTTTTTCAAAACCTGCTTACTGGGGATCCTTTTGTGCTTTCTTGCCCAGATTTTTCTGATTTCCCCTTGGTGATCTCGGATTTGGAGAACGCAAATATTGCTGCCCCTCCTTCTTTGGAGGAGGTGCGggcgactgttttctccattcATCGTGATAGTGTGGCGGGGCCTGATGGATTCTCTTCGGCCTTCTTtaagcattgctgggagattgtccatcaggatgtttttgatgcGGTCCTGGATTTCTTTCGGGGTAGTCCCTTGCCACAGGGgtttactgccaccacgatcACATTGATCCCCAAAGTCATGGGTGCTCAGGCTTGGTCGGACTTTCGTCCTATCAGCTAG